A stretch of the Nitratireductor thuwali genome encodes the following:
- a CDS encoding lipopolysaccharide biosynthesis protein — MRSRQGVLRDYFSAISGSAGRLVFSLAYFVVLANALTISEFGVFATASATGVMLSRILGFGFIAPLYRIATVKPRLLGAYTVGFLAMSALSLPVVAVAGGVMYLIFFRVDMAPAAFALVIAAEALLWRLAEAAIIVNNGLNRFGRGAFLVIFGTAIRAAAALAFALLATRDLWIWTQFYVAANALSLLVAATFFYPWQRLRFTPRLYMRRLSDAAYVAGAEILFYLQMELDKLLVLALGGPHLAGIYAIIMRLVDLTAIPVRTFSMLLVQKMMRAPDMLRPIGTRLGIEAGIFAVSTLALLSLAVLLYFAPGILGSNVAEAAPLVILALAVPGLRNLVEYQAELLFARGQTAIRALNLVLLAGIKAVALAYILERHDLARDLVPALNWAFLMIYAASAALTYSALRLPAKRV; from the coding sequence ATCAGGAGCAGGCAAGGCGTCTTGCGCGACTATTTCTCGGCGATCAGCGGATCAGCGGGGCGGCTCGTCTTTTCGCTCGCCTATTTCGTCGTCCTGGCCAATGCGCTGACGATTTCGGAATTCGGCGTCTTCGCCACCGCTTCGGCCACCGGCGTCATGCTGTCGCGCATTCTGGGTTTCGGTTTCATCGCCCCGCTCTATCGCATCGCCACGGTCAAGCCTCGCCTGCTGGGCGCCTATACGGTCGGCTTCCTGGCGATGTCGGCCTTGTCGCTGCCGGTGGTCGCGGTGGCGGGCGGGGTGATGTATCTCATCTTCTTCCGGGTCGACATGGCGCCCGCCGCCTTTGCGCTGGTCATCGCGGCCGAGGCGCTTTTGTGGCGGCTGGCGGAGGCCGCCATCATCGTCAATAACGGGCTCAACCGCTTTGGACGCGGGGCGTTTCTGGTCATTTTCGGCACGGCGATCCGCGCCGCCGCGGCGCTGGCTTTTGCCCTCCTCGCCACGCGTGATCTGTGGATCTGGACGCAGTTCTATGTGGCGGCCAACGCGCTCTCGCTGCTTGTCGCCGCCACGTTCTTCTATCCGTGGCAGCGGTTGCGCTTCACGCCCCGCCTTTATATGCGCCGGCTGAGCGACGCCGCCTATGTCGCGGGCGCGGAGATATTGTTCTACCTGCAGATGGAGCTGGACAAGCTTCTCGTGCTGGCGCTGGGCGGGCCGCATCTGGCCGGCATCTACGCCATCATCATGCGGCTGGTGGACCTGACCGCCATTCCCGTGCGCACCTTCTCCATGCTGCTCGTGCAGAAGATGATGCGCGCGCCGGACATGCTGCGGCCGATCGGCACAAGGCTGGGGATAGAGGCCGGCATCTTCGCCGTGTCGACGCTGGCGCTGCTGTCGCTTGCGGTGCTGCTTTACTTCGCGCCTGGCATTCTGGGCTCCAATGTCGCCGAAGCCGCCCCGCTCGTGATCCTGGCCCTGGCGGTGCCGGGGCTGCGCAATCTGGTGGAGTATCAGGCCGAGCTCCTGTTCGCCCGCGGCCAGACCGCCATACGCGCCCTCAATCTGGTGCTTCTGGCCGGCATAAAGGCGGTCGCGCTCGCCTATATTCTGGAGCGCCACGACTTGGCGCGCGACCTGGTGCCGGCGCTGAACTGGGCGTTCCTGATGATCTACGCTGCGTCGGCGGCACTGACCTATTCGGCGCTGAGACTTCCGGCAAAGCGCGTCTAG